The Equus caballus isolate H_3958 breed thoroughbred chromosome 12, TB-T2T, whole genome shotgun sequence genome contains a region encoding:
- the RCOR2 gene encoding REST corepressor 2 isoform X4 gives MPSVMEKPSAGSGILSRSRSKTAPNGGQPHSEDDSSEEEHSHDSMIRVGTNYQAVIPECKPESPARYSNKELKGMLVWSPNHCVSDAKLDKYIAMAKEKHGYNIEQALGMLLWHKHDVEKSLADLANFTPFPDEWTVEDKVLFEQAFGFHGKCFQRIQQMLPDKLIPSLVKYYYSWKKTRSRTSVMDRQARRLGGRKDKEDSDELEEGRGAVSEGEPDAGDPKREPVPSRPLNARPGPGKKEAQGSQYRHHPLRTRRRPPKGMYLSPEGLTAVSGSPDLANLTLRGLDSQLISLKRQVQSMKQTNSSLRQALEGGIDPLRPPEANTKFNSRWTTDEQLLAVQGPDHICLNVGAPIGAPCTTPSSTSHLAVPAAPAAEATFAHGSHSASSATPTPAGPLPPAPAGPQPAPTTPHPPCSGCLPPQCPPWPSAPTHPDWSPSGASSTLTLSPEALYQPEAPEPLCWTSSDTSGFPEARRD, from the exons ATGCCCTCGGTGATGGAGAAGCCGAGCGCGGGCTCCGGGATCCTGTCCCGCAGCCGGTCCAAGACGGCGCCCAACGGCGGACAGCCCCACTCGGAGGATGACAGCAGCGAGGAGGAGCACTCGCACG ACAGCATGATCCGCGTTGGAACCAATTACCAGGCCGTAATTCCGGAGTGCAAGCCTG AGAGCCCCGCACGCTACAGCAACAAGGAGCTGAAGGGGATGCTGGTGTGGTCGCCCAACCACTGTGTGTCAGATGCCAAGC TTGACAAGTACATCGCCATGGCCAAGGAGAAGCACGGCTACAACATTGAGCAG GCACTGGGCATGCTCCTGTGGCATAAGCATGACGTGGAGAAGTCGCTGGCCGACCTGGCCAACTTCACCCCCTTCCCCGACGAGTGGACTGTGGAGGACAAGGTGTTGTTTGAACAGGCCTTCGGCTTCCACGGCAAGTGCTTCCAGCGGATCCAGCAGATG CTGCCCGACAAGCTGATCCCCAGCCTGGTGAAGTATTATTACTCTTGGAAGAAGACCCGTAGCCGGACCAGTGTGATGGACAGACAGGCTCGGCGGCTGGGGGGCCGAAAGGACAAAGAAGACAG CGATGAGCTTGAAGAAGGACGAGGAGCCGTGAGTGAGGGAGAGCCAGATGCCGGAGACCCCAAGAGAGAG CCTGTGCCCTCTCGGCCCCTGAATGCCCGCCCAGGTCCGGGGAAGAAGGAGGCGCAGGGGTCTCAGTACCGCCACCACCCGCTGCGAACCCGACGGCGCCCACCCAAGGGCATGTACCTGAGCCCAGAGGGCCTCACTGCCGTGTCAGGAAGCCCGGATCTTGCCAACCTCACGCTTCGAGGCCTTGACTCCCAGCTCATCTCCCTCAAGCGCCAG GTGCAGAGCATGAAGCAGACAAACAGCAGCCTCCGCCAAGCCCTGGAGGGGGGCATTGATCCACTCCGCCCCCCCGAG GCCAACACCAAGTTCAACTCCCGCTGGACCACGGATGAGCAGCTTTTGGCTGTGCAAG gTCCAGATCACATCTGTCTCAACGTCGGTGCCCCGATCGGTGCCCCCTgcaccaccccctcctccacctcccacctcgCTGTCCCAGCCGCCCCCGCTGCTGAGGCCACCTTTGCCCACGGCTCCCACTCTGCTTCGTCAGCCACCCCCACTCCAGCAGGGCCGCTTCCTCCAGCCCCGGCTGGCCCCCAAccagcccccaccacccctcatCCGCCCTGCTCTGGCTGCCTCCCGCCACAGTGCCCGCCCTGGccctcagcccccacccaccctgaTTGGAGCCCCTCTGGAGCCTCCAGCACCCTCACTCTGAGCCCTGAGGCCCTCTACCAACCAGAGGCTCCAGAACCCCTTTGCTGGACATCCTCAGACACCTCTGGCTTCCCTGAGGCCAGAAGGGACTAG
- the RCOR2 gene encoding REST corepressor 2 isoform X1, with protein sequence MPSVMEKPSAGSGILSRSRSKTAPNGGQPHSEDDSSEEEHSHDSMIRVGTNYQAVIPECKPESPARYSNKELKGMLVWSPNHCVSDAKLDKYIAMAKEKHGYNIEQALGMLLWHKHDVEKSLADLANFTPFPDEWTVEDKVLFEQAFGFHGKCFQRIQQMLPDKLIPSLVKYYYSWKKTRSRTSVMDRQARRLGGRKDKEDSDELEEGRGAVSEGEPDAGDPKREPVPSRPLNARPGPGKKEAQGSQYRHHPLRTRRRPPKGMYLSPEGLTAVSGSPDLANLTLRGLDSQLISLKRQVQSMKQTNSSLRQALEGGIDPLRPPEANTKFNSRWTTDEQLLAVQAIRRYGKDFGAIAEVIGNKTLTQVKTFFVSYRRRFNLEEVLQEWEAEQDGAPGAPGPMEEARRGAPLPAPALEEDDEVQITSVSTSVPRSVPPAPPPPPPPTSLSQPPPLLRPPLPTAPTLLRQPPPLQQGRFLQPRLAPNQPPPPLIRPALAASRHSARPGPQPPPTLIGAPLEPPAPSL encoded by the exons ATGCCCTCGGTGATGGAGAAGCCGAGCGCGGGCTCCGGGATCCTGTCCCGCAGCCGGTCCAAGACGGCGCCCAACGGCGGACAGCCCCACTCGGAGGATGACAGCAGCGAGGAGGAGCACTCGCACG ACAGCATGATCCGCGTTGGAACCAATTACCAGGCCGTAATTCCGGAGTGCAAGCCTG AGAGCCCCGCACGCTACAGCAACAAGGAGCTGAAGGGGATGCTGGTGTGGTCGCCCAACCACTGTGTGTCAGATGCCAAGC TTGACAAGTACATCGCCATGGCCAAGGAGAAGCACGGCTACAACATTGAGCAG GCACTGGGCATGCTCCTGTGGCATAAGCATGACGTGGAGAAGTCGCTGGCCGACCTGGCCAACTTCACCCCCTTCCCCGACGAGTGGACTGTGGAGGACAAGGTGTTGTTTGAACAGGCCTTCGGCTTCCACGGCAAGTGCTTCCAGCGGATCCAGCAGATG CTGCCCGACAAGCTGATCCCCAGCCTGGTGAAGTATTATTACTCTTGGAAGAAGACCCGTAGCCGGACCAGTGTGATGGACAGACAGGCTCGGCGGCTGGGGGGCCGAAAGGACAAAGAAGACAG CGATGAGCTTGAAGAAGGACGAGGAGCCGTGAGTGAGGGAGAGCCAGATGCCGGAGACCCCAAGAGAGAG CCTGTGCCCTCTCGGCCCCTGAATGCCCGCCCAGGTCCGGGGAAGAAGGAGGCGCAGGGGTCTCAGTACCGCCACCACCCGCTGCGAACCCGACGGCGCCCACCCAAGGGCATGTACCTGAGCCCAGAGGGCCTCACTGCCGTGTCAGGAAGCCCGGATCTTGCCAACCTCACGCTTCGAGGCCTTGACTCCCAGCTCATCTCCCTCAAGCGCCAG GTGCAGAGCATGAAGCAGACAAACAGCAGCCTCCGCCAAGCCCTGGAGGGGGGCATTGATCCACTCCGCCCCCCCGAG GCCAACACCAAGTTCAACTCCCGCTGGACCACGGATGAGCAGCTTTTGGCTGTGCAAG CCATCCGTAGGTATGGCAAAGACTTTGGGGCTATTGCAGAGGTGATTGGGAACAAGACTCTGACCCAAGTGAAGACCTTCTTTGTGAGCTACCGGCGCCGCTTCAATCTGGAGGAGGTGCTGCAGGAATGGGAGGCCGAGCAGGATGGGGCCCCTGGAGCCCCGGGCCCCATGGAGGAGGCTAGGAGAGGGGCTCCCTTGCCAGCCCCAGCCCTAGAGGAAGATGACGAG gTCCAGATCACATCTGTCTCAACGTCGGTGCCCCGATCGGTGCCCCCTgcaccaccccctcctccacctcccacctcgCTGTCCCAGCCGCCCCCGCTGCTGAGGCCACCTTTGCCCACGGCTCCCACTCTGCTTCGTCAGCCACCCCCACTCCAGCAGGGCCGCTTCCTCCAGCCCCGGCTGGCCCCCAAccagcccccaccacccctcatCCGCCCTGCTCTGGCTGCCTCCCGCCACAGTGCCCGCCCTGGccctcagcccccacccaccctgaTTGGAGCCCCTCTGGAGCCTCCAGCACCCTCACTCTGA
- the RCOR2 gene encoding REST corepressor 2 isoform X2 produces MPSVMEKPSAGSGILSRSRSKTAPNGGQPHSEDDSSEEEHSHDSMIRVGTNYQAVIPECKPESPARYSNKELKGMLVWSPNHCVSDAKLDKYIAMAKEKHGYNIEQALGMLLWHKHDVEKSLADLANFTPFPDEWTVEDKVLFEQAFGFHGKCFQRIQQMLPDKLIPSLVKYYYSWKKTRSRTSVMDRQARRLGGRKDKEDSDELEEGRGAVSEGEPDAGDPKREPVPSRPLNARPGPGKKEAQGSQYRHHPLRTRRRPPKGMYLSPEGLTAVSGSPDLANLTLRGLDSQLISLKRQVQSMKQTNSSLRQALEGGIDPLRPPEANTKFNSRWTTDEQLLAVQEVIGNKTLTQVKTFFVSYRRRFNLEEVLQEWEAEQDGAPGAPGPMEEARRGAPLPAPALEEDDEVQITSVSTSVPRSVPPAPPPPPPPTSLSQPPPLLRPPLPTAPTLLRQPPPLQQGRFLQPRLAPNQPPPPLIRPALAASRHSARPGPQPPPTLIGAPLEPPAPSL; encoded by the exons ATGCCCTCGGTGATGGAGAAGCCGAGCGCGGGCTCCGGGATCCTGTCCCGCAGCCGGTCCAAGACGGCGCCCAACGGCGGACAGCCCCACTCGGAGGATGACAGCAGCGAGGAGGAGCACTCGCACG ACAGCATGATCCGCGTTGGAACCAATTACCAGGCCGTAATTCCGGAGTGCAAGCCTG AGAGCCCCGCACGCTACAGCAACAAGGAGCTGAAGGGGATGCTGGTGTGGTCGCCCAACCACTGTGTGTCAGATGCCAAGC TTGACAAGTACATCGCCATGGCCAAGGAGAAGCACGGCTACAACATTGAGCAG GCACTGGGCATGCTCCTGTGGCATAAGCATGACGTGGAGAAGTCGCTGGCCGACCTGGCCAACTTCACCCCCTTCCCCGACGAGTGGACTGTGGAGGACAAGGTGTTGTTTGAACAGGCCTTCGGCTTCCACGGCAAGTGCTTCCAGCGGATCCAGCAGATG CTGCCCGACAAGCTGATCCCCAGCCTGGTGAAGTATTATTACTCTTGGAAGAAGACCCGTAGCCGGACCAGTGTGATGGACAGACAGGCTCGGCGGCTGGGGGGCCGAAAGGACAAAGAAGACAG CGATGAGCTTGAAGAAGGACGAGGAGCCGTGAGTGAGGGAGAGCCAGATGCCGGAGACCCCAAGAGAGAG CCTGTGCCCTCTCGGCCCCTGAATGCCCGCCCAGGTCCGGGGAAGAAGGAGGCGCAGGGGTCTCAGTACCGCCACCACCCGCTGCGAACCCGACGGCGCCCACCCAAGGGCATGTACCTGAGCCCAGAGGGCCTCACTGCCGTGTCAGGAAGCCCGGATCTTGCCAACCTCACGCTTCGAGGCCTTGACTCCCAGCTCATCTCCCTCAAGCGCCAG GTGCAGAGCATGAAGCAGACAAACAGCAGCCTCCGCCAAGCCCTGGAGGGGGGCATTGATCCACTCCGCCCCCCCGAG GCCAACACCAAGTTCAACTCCCGCTGGACCACGGATGAGCAGCTTTTGGCTGTGCAAG AGGTGATTGGGAACAAGACTCTGACCCAAGTGAAGACCTTCTTTGTGAGCTACCGGCGCCGCTTCAATCTGGAGGAGGTGCTGCAGGAATGGGAGGCCGAGCAGGATGGGGCCCCTGGAGCCCCGGGCCCCATGGAGGAGGCTAGGAGAGGGGCTCCCTTGCCAGCCCCAGCCCTAGAGGAAGATGACGAG gTCCAGATCACATCTGTCTCAACGTCGGTGCCCCGATCGGTGCCCCCTgcaccaccccctcctccacctcccacctcgCTGTCCCAGCCGCCCCCGCTGCTGAGGCCACCTTTGCCCACGGCTCCCACTCTGCTTCGTCAGCCACCCCCACTCCAGCAGGGCCGCTTCCTCCAGCCCCGGCTGGCCCCCAAccagcccccaccacccctcatCCGCCCTGCTCTGGCTGCCTCCCGCCACAGTGCCCGCCCTGGccctcagcccccacccaccctgaTTGGAGCCCCTCTGGAGCCTCCAGCACCCTCACTCTGA
- the RCOR2 gene encoding REST corepressor 2 isoform X3, whose protein sequence is MIRVGTNYQAVIPECKPESPARYSNKELKGMLVWSPNHCVSDAKLDKYIAMAKEKHGYNIEQALGMLLWHKHDVEKSLADLANFTPFPDEWTVEDKVLFEQAFGFHGKCFQRIQQMLPDKLIPSLVKYYYSWKKTRSRTSVMDRQARRLGGRKDKEDSDELEEGRGAVSEGEPDAGDPKREPVPSRPLNARPGPGKKEAQGSQYRHHPLRTRRRPPKGMYLSPEGLTAVSGSPDLANLTLRGLDSQLISLKRQVQSMKQTNSSLRQALEGGIDPLRPPEANTKFNSRWTTDEQLLAVQAIRRYGKDFGAIAEVIGNKTLTQVKTFFVSYRRRFNLEEVLQEWEAEQDGAPGAPGPMEEARRGAPLPAPALEEDDEVQITSVSTSVPRSVPPAPPPPPPPTSLSQPPPLLRPPLPTAPTLLRQPPPLQQGRFLQPRLAPNQPPPPLIRPALAASRHSARPGPQPPPTLIGAPLEPPAPSL, encoded by the exons ATGATCCGCGTTGGAACCAATTACCAGGCCGTAATTCCGGAGTGCAAGCCTG AGAGCCCCGCACGCTACAGCAACAAGGAGCTGAAGGGGATGCTGGTGTGGTCGCCCAACCACTGTGTGTCAGATGCCAAGC TTGACAAGTACATCGCCATGGCCAAGGAGAAGCACGGCTACAACATTGAGCAG GCACTGGGCATGCTCCTGTGGCATAAGCATGACGTGGAGAAGTCGCTGGCCGACCTGGCCAACTTCACCCCCTTCCCCGACGAGTGGACTGTGGAGGACAAGGTGTTGTTTGAACAGGCCTTCGGCTTCCACGGCAAGTGCTTCCAGCGGATCCAGCAGATG CTGCCCGACAAGCTGATCCCCAGCCTGGTGAAGTATTATTACTCTTGGAAGAAGACCCGTAGCCGGACCAGTGTGATGGACAGACAGGCTCGGCGGCTGGGGGGCCGAAAGGACAAAGAAGACAG CGATGAGCTTGAAGAAGGACGAGGAGCCGTGAGTGAGGGAGAGCCAGATGCCGGAGACCCCAAGAGAGAG CCTGTGCCCTCTCGGCCCCTGAATGCCCGCCCAGGTCCGGGGAAGAAGGAGGCGCAGGGGTCTCAGTACCGCCACCACCCGCTGCGAACCCGACGGCGCCCACCCAAGGGCATGTACCTGAGCCCAGAGGGCCTCACTGCCGTGTCAGGAAGCCCGGATCTTGCCAACCTCACGCTTCGAGGCCTTGACTCCCAGCTCATCTCCCTCAAGCGCCAG GTGCAGAGCATGAAGCAGACAAACAGCAGCCTCCGCCAAGCCCTGGAGGGGGGCATTGATCCACTCCGCCCCCCCGAG GCCAACACCAAGTTCAACTCCCGCTGGACCACGGATGAGCAGCTTTTGGCTGTGCAAG CCATCCGTAGGTATGGCAAAGACTTTGGGGCTATTGCAGAGGTGATTGGGAACAAGACTCTGACCCAAGTGAAGACCTTCTTTGTGAGCTACCGGCGCCGCTTCAATCTGGAGGAGGTGCTGCAGGAATGGGAGGCCGAGCAGGATGGGGCCCCTGGAGCCCCGGGCCCCATGGAGGAGGCTAGGAGAGGGGCTCCCTTGCCAGCCCCAGCCCTAGAGGAAGATGACGAG gTCCAGATCACATCTGTCTCAACGTCGGTGCCCCGATCGGTGCCCCCTgcaccaccccctcctccacctcccacctcgCTGTCCCAGCCGCCCCCGCTGCTGAGGCCACCTTTGCCCACGGCTCCCACTCTGCTTCGTCAGCCACCCCCACTCCAGCAGGGCCGCTTCCTCCAGCCCCGGCTGGCCCCCAAccagcccccaccacccctcatCCGCCCTGCTCTGGCTGCCTCCCGCCACAGTGCCCGCCCTGGccctcagcccccacccaccctgaTTGGAGCCCCTCTGGAGCCTCCAGCACCCTCACTCTGA